CATATGGATGCTGCTGAAGTTAAATCAGGGGATTACACACCAAGACTTTACCCCTGAAGAGTCTTCTAACCTAGATGGTAAAGTTATTAATCACAATTTCCATCCAGGGCATTTCCCCCACGTTAGAGAAACAATAGGACTTTATGTGTGGGAAGAACTGGTGAACTCTCCCATTGGAGTAGTTGCTAGGCTAGCTGAACGCGAAAGCATGTGGTCTGGTAGGACTGTGCACTATCTACTGTGTAGACAGCTGCGAGTTATAAAGAAGGAGATATGGTGTCTCGTGGCTGATGAGGCTATCAGGTTTAGCTTGCTCGAGTTTGGTGAGATCACTAGGCTAAACACATGTCCATTGCCAACAGAAAAATTTGATCCTGGTCAATACAACGAGTTCTGGGGGGGAGTTGAAGGTGCCGCTTGGGATGGGACCAAAGTTAGATGAACTGAAGGCAGCATTAGCGTTCTGTCCGCTTTGGAGTTTTGAAAAGCGCAAGTGGTTGGGGCTGCTACTTCTTCAAGCCATGGGAATTTATTGTTTGCATCACAATTCAAAGATACCCTTTCAAAGTGCAATAAGGGTATTCGACGATGAAGCCATGAGGTCGTATCCATGGGGTCGGACTGCATACGAAGTTCTAATTGACTCTATTAAAACGTTGGCTACAGATGGAGGTTCATACACAATAAGTTGCATGAAGGACGCGTTATTGATTTGGGCTTATGAATCCGTCACATGCTTCAGTGAGAGTTTTGGGAGAGTGATCAATAACGAAGACGTTCCGCTTTTGCGATGGGGTGGAAAGCGTACACGTGCAAGCTTTGATAAATTGTTGCCTGCCGAAATCAAAAAGCATGGCGAGGTAAGGTTTAACGCTGACTTAATTTATTTGATGGCTGAGTTCGAAGTTACTtaatggctgagttatgtgttAAATTACGGCTGAATTATTTTAGttgatggctgagttatgtgtCAAATCACGGCtgaattattttagtttatggGAGAGTTTTGTTATAACCTGGTGTTATAGGTGCGTGTGAGGAGAATGGTTTTGAAGGACTCAATTGAAGAGATGTTTCCTATTTGGCCGGGTGAAGATGACGACCCACAACTCGTTAGGTTGATAACAGACATACATTCAGGTAGATTTGTGAAAGGTTTGTGGGAAGTGCAGGGGAATGCAAAGGGGAAGGGGgatgagaagaagagaatgaagGGTGGAGTTTCGTCAGAAGCTCAGCCACCCActaagaagcagaagaaagttAAGACACAGAATGAGTCTGAAgctgatgcagcgggaaagggTTCTAGCGAGAAGGAAGGTAGTACAGAGTTGGAGTTGGAGAACAAAGCGACTCTAACGACCATTGTGAGTACTCTGGATATTATTTCCAGAAAATTTGATCAGATTGACTCACGGTTGGAAGCTTACGAGTTAGACCGGAACAGACCATTGATGGACCAAAAGACCATTGATGACAGGGTGAATGCTTTACTGAAGGAGCATCTGAAGTATCTGGGGATTGGGAAAATTCCCAAAAACCATGATAACccctctccaccattatcagataACTCTTTATCGATGGCATCACCGGTGGTTCGATCGCATCAGATTTCTGTCAATAATCCAGCGTTAGTAGCTGCGACTCCTGGTAAGGAGTTTGGACCGAAAAAGAATTTGGCCAAGGAGCTTGAAAAGGAATCAGGGGTGAAAAGGACTTTGGATGAGGAGTTTGGTAGTGTCGATAAAGCTACTGATATGCTGCCTCTTGATTTCGTAGTAGTTTCTCCTGCAAAGGCTACTAAGGATGATAAGGCTACTAAGGATGATAAGGCTGCTAAGGTTCCAGCCTATGGACGCGGCTGCAGGCGCAAGCGTATTGTTAAGGGTGAGGAAGCCGGTGAGAAGAAAAAAGCAGCGCAGGCAGATGCTGCGTttaagaggaaggagaaggctGAGGCTAAGAAAAAAGAGGCTGAAGCTAAGAAAAAAGAGGCTAAAGCTAAGAAAAAAGTGGTTGAGGCTAAGAAAAAAGAGGTTGAgttaaagaagaaacaagaggctGAGCTAGAGAAGCAAAAACAGGCTGGGTCAAAGTACAAAAAGGTGACTCCACCGCGTGACGGAGTAACAAGATGCAAGGTACAACCTGATGTAGAGGACAGTTCATTGGCTGATATAACTGTTGAAGTTGTTGCATAACAGAACGAATTCTCGTCAGAGTCTAATGTCGGGAATTCTGAAGTGGTTAGATCTGCCATAATTAAGGACTACCGGGAGAAAAATGTTCGGTTAACTCCAAAAGGGTTGTCAATGACGGCAGTTTCTTCATCGTTAGTTTTTTCGAAAGTAGGACATGATGGAACGACGTGCATGAGGAAGAATGTTACTCCTTCATCAGCAATATATGACCCTCTAGCACCTTTTGATCCGGCGCTATTGGAGAAACTTATGCAACACATCAAGGCAATTCCACCCAAACCACCAACAGCACCATGTAAAAAAGGAGTACTAATAGCTGATCATGAGAGTGAATTCTACAGCATACTCATCCATGAGAGACCGTGGCCGGAGAATGAGTATGGATGGGTGTTTGATAATGTAAGTCTttattacggctgagttatatattattttattttattacggCTGTGTTATCTAAtttttacggctgagttatatattcttttattatatcacggctgagttatatattcttttactatataacggctgagttatatatttgattacggctgacttgttaatattatttatgtagCATGTTGTGGCGTATATGAACGTCCTCATTAAAAGGTCCATGCGAGAGCCCACTCCATTCTGGTCCAAGCGGATTGCCTCCGTTGACGTTTGGTGGCAAAGTTTTTTGATTCACGATTACGCTCAGTTCAAGATGAAACCCACAATGTTCATGTTCAAAGGCAATGGTTATGAAGATATGATAAATGGTAGGATTCCCGATCATTGTCGAACAAAATTGAAGTGGTATGAAGATGTGGATCACTTGTACGGATGTTTTCAAACTGGCGGAAATCACTGGGTTGCGTATCACGTGGacctgaagaaggagaagattgaTTGCTACGATCCAATCTTTGGAGAGGTAACACTCGAAAGTGAGCAGAGAATTCTGAATTCATTTAAACCGCTGACGCACATGATTTCCGCTATGTTGAGTGTACATATTCCTGCCAATATCCGACCCATTAGCAGGAAGAAGTTCTCATTCAGAAGGAGGAGCAAAAGATACACTCCACAAAACACCCAGGTTGACGATTGTAGGGTGTATTCGTTGAAGTTTGTGGAGTGTCTAGCGCTTGGTGTAACGTTTGATGGGATAAACGATCAAAATATTCAAGGTTTACGGATGAAGATGGCAGCAGATATCCTCGCTGAAGGAGGAAATGTTGTGACGGACCAAATGATGCCTAAATGAACATGTGTTGTTATGAAGTAGTTGacttatgttgttgttgttttatgaTGAACTTATGTTGTTATTTTGTACTTGACTTATGTTGTTATTAAGTATTTGACTAAGTCTTATCGTTTTTATAACCCTGCCGTGTCGAATATACGTAACTCAGCCTTACCCCAAACATACCCTATAATCGTAACATGTTTATATAACTCAATCGTATCGATTAGTATTAGTCAGCCGTTACGATATtataactcagccatacctcaaacataccctataataaaaaacaaaataaaggtttatactttaaaatgttaaattgaaaCCCCAATTATATATCTGAAGTGaatatataatcaactcaaTGTGTCTTATTTATGGAATCTACGAGTTTAGAATCAATGGTGATCTTGAGGTATATGTTTGTCTTACAATTACTCATAAACTTAACTGATACATATAAGGTGTGAGCATAATTCAAAACTCATAAACTATTATTGTgttatttatcatgaatttgtgtttttataactATTCTTGCACCATAAATCCAAATCCCAAActtaaaaacccaaaaaagcaaacctaaaacctaaataagcaacactaaaccctaaaccccatttACTAAGTCGGCCGTAAATGTGGTCTgtaactcagccgtaaagtGTAACTTCATCCTAACGTTTGTCGGGAAAAAGATAACTGCTTCTTGGGAAATTTTAAGTCGATACGTTTGACGTTCTGtacctctctatatattgtctCCTCTCTTACACCTTTCTCTCTctgaaaaaaactaaacaaaaactcTCTATCCCCATCAAAACTTATGACGATTGTTCCTTGTTATTCAACGATATTAGAGAACAGTGTCAATGCGATACTAAGCTCTGCAAATCGTGAAAACGTCCCTCTTCTATACCCTGGTCCGGGTGAATTACTTGACACAACCAGTACTATCTGGTTCAAAATTTTAAGTGATCTCTCTCTCGTCATCCCGTCGATTCTTGCAGAAGGCTGGGTTCATGATTGGCCGACATACCGCGCAATTCCCGATCATTTTAAGGAACGCTAGTTTCTTTAACTCGCTGTAAGAACAGTTTGTCCACTTAAAATGGCAGCATAGCGTTGCTGAGTTATTTTTCTGTTGTGTTCTCAAcggttttgtaattttttttttgttgtagcgcaaAAACACATGGGATCAAAGGCATAATTCGACAGTTTGGACACATTTTAATCTTGTGGCCAGAACGCTATTTCGTTGCCAGATGCGCTATTTGAAGAGAACTTGGGCAATCGGAGGCAACAAGCCTCCGTGGATGTTAACAAGAGTCTGGCTTGATCTCGTCCACATGTTTGAAGAGTTTGGTCCTGACAATTTTGGTTTCTGAAAGTGATGCCTTGTCTGTATTTTGAATCTGATAATTTCGGTTCCTGAATGTAAACATGTCGAATTCATATTTCTTGTATATTAAGTACTATAACCCAGTCATAATGTGTTTGTTTAATTCGGCCGTATCTTTATAATAACTCAGCCTATACGTATAACTTAAAGTTAATTCAGCCAAAACGTATAAGATAACTCAGTTGtgaatgttagtttacgataaaCCCAGCCATAAGTGACCGAAACTCGGCCgtaaataaattaatcataattcaGCCATTGTAAAACGGTAAAACCCAGTTGTGAatgttaatataatacatttctAATGTGACGTTTCCACTTGCTTGATTGGACTGAGTTGTCGATTAATTATGGTGCGTGAGGAAAATACGGCTCAAACCTAATATCGAGGCTAATTATTAACAGTCTGGGACGCATGTGTCGAGGGATTTCCAATATCgacacatttaaatattattttaattatggcGCGTGTGGAAATGATGTTGTTTCATCATGTCGTCTTTCTCACCCTAATTCCATGTAATTCCATTTAGTTTCTGAAATTGTTTTGAGAATCAAAATGTCTTCTTCATCCTGGTTTTCAAGAAATTCTCATAGACGCCGTTTGAATGCGGAAAGAGGAACGCCGAAACAATGTTGGTGTGGTGAACCCTGTTACATTTCTACATCTGGAAACGCTACAAATCCAGAAATATTGTACTATTACTGCGGAAAAGGATATAATAAGGTTCGTTTTGGTTCTTATTTTGCATGTTCTATAACGTAGTACTTAGATTTGGTTATATTGTGAAAACAGAGACATTTATTCAAATGGGGGGGGGGGATGAGTGTTTGGTTGAAGAGGTTGAGGATATTAAGTCACTGATAAGTGGCATGAACAAAGACATCTCGGAATTCAGACCTAGTGTTGCTCGGTtggagaaagagattgaagtaatgaTGACGGCATCTGAgggaaaaggagaagaatgtATGAGTCAGGGTCGGTGTTTGAGGAATGTGTTTGTTTGTGGGGTTGGAATGTCGTTACTATGCTACTACTACTACTTTGTTTAGTAATGTTTTGTAAGTCAGCCTATGTTTTATGTAACTCATACTTAACGTATTAAAGTATCTCAGCCGTGAAGCAAACAAATGATAACATTGTTTACAAACTCAGCCATGAAGCAAACAAATGATAGCATTGTTTAGAAACTCAGCCGTTATGTATAAAGTAACTCAGTTGTAAAGTGTAAAGTAACTCAGCCATGCAACCGTAATGTATAaagtaactcagccgtaaagtGTAAAGTAACTCAGCTAACTCATCATTTCTTATACTACAACGAAGATTATCACTCACCCACTTTCATTATTAATGGGATGTTTCCACTTGCTTGATTGGACTGAGTTGTCGATTAATGGTGGCGCGTGTTTAAAATATCGAGGCTAATTATTACTTTAACTCAGCCAACGATATGAGAATATCGAGGCTaattattactccctccgttcgtTTGTAATTGAAATTTTACATGTCTACACGTAAACTAAGAAATCTGAACGTTTTGCAATGCACGTAAATGAACCTATTTTTTAAGTGAACACGCATCCACAGGCGGACATCAGCTCTTTGGAGGTAGCCGTGGAGTGCAGGATGAATCGCTTCAATCTCCTCGAAAATCGCAGTAAAGTTAGACATCCTATAACATCCTATACCTCACTGTAAGAAGTTTCATTCGTCTCTCAAAATCGTCTTTACTATCGTATCGTTGACCTACCGCAATGTCTATCGACGACATCTCCAAACTTAGAACCTCCAAATTCCCTTTAGATCCGCTCATTGAGAAGTTCTGATATCTCTTCTTGGGAGGTAGCGTTGGTGAATCTTCATCATCTGTAGGAGACTCACCATATGAGCTGAAGTTATCATCTTTAGATGACGCACCGTCTGAATCGTCGAACATATCAAATCGgctttcaaattcatcatcttcttcgttttcttcattttcttcgcctatttcatcttctccggctACGTCATGTTTTTCTCCTTTGACATTACTAGAGCAGTCATTCTCATTGTCCTCTTGTTCCTTCTCCAAACTGCAACCATCGTAACTCCCACTGTAATTTTCGTCTCTGGACTCAACTACTGAAgcttctgcttctgcttctgcttctgAGCTAAAGCTCAAAAATGTTTTACTCTTCTCTCTTGATCTGTTCTCCGTAACCTCAACACAGAGACGTAGTTGTTCAATTTTCTTCAGGCTTAGAAAACCTTGCAATTGTCGAGTATTGGACACGTAACCTGGTGGAGTGTCGTGCGCCATCGTTTTCAATGCTCTATTCGAGAACATGTAGCTAAGCTGAATATGATCCTTCAAATCATTCAATCCGTAATCATCGAGAACAGACTTTGCGAAATCTTCATGTGTTGTTTTCTCATCTAAATGAAGAACTTTACACCCTCTACTGTCGACGTTGAATACATAGTTGTTTTTCTTAATCCAGTTACCGGAAACAATAATTACCGGTTCCATAACCAactgagaaagatgaagacgATAGATAActaagatgaagaagaacatGAACAGTCTCACAAAGCAAGTTATAAATTTCTTTCGTTAGTGATGACATGGCAAAGAGTTTGTTGACATGGCGGATTCCGAATCTGTATCTtggatttttttacaaaactcaGCCAAAAAGTTAACATTACCTCAGCCTTTAAGTAACAATAACTCGGCTATCACGTATTTAATTAACACAGCCATGTCGTATTTAATAACACTCCAACAAAATATCTCAGTCATTATGAAATtaaaactcagccgtaattGAAGAGAaccctttttacaaaaatcagcCGTAATTAAAAGACAACAACCCAAccataatgtaaaatataaaccaGTCGTAATAATGTCACAGCAAATAACATAAAAAGAGAACATATTATTATAGAATACATCTTCACCACTCCCTTGTGTCCATAATCACGCTCATCGGTTCAAACTCACGGAAGAAGAGCCCCaactctttgatccagaaacagcGGTTACACATTTTGTCACCCTTACTGTTTTCAATGTACCACAAGACCCAATCTCGCTCCATAACAGGAAAACATTGGCAACTATAGAACGAAGGAACAACGGTTGAAATGAACTCGTCCCTCTTTGCCAGAAACTCGTCACTGTGCGACAAACCCCATGCCCATTTTAGAGATTGAACTAGTTTCCCGATCCTGACAACTGATTCCCTCGTAAAATGAGCAAAATACTCCTCATCACccccaaaatatttttctagtcATTACGTATGTATACACAGCACACTCATATCTTTCATCCCCTGCAAGCTTCATGAAAGCAAGTCCTTCTTCCTGATGGTTAAATATGAAGAAAAACTGTACACCCTTCATATAAAGTGTGCTTAGATTTCTCTCTGCGTAGCAAGTTTTAAACAACTCAGGAGGCATATTGAGTCTCCTGGGAACGGATAACACATCGTAAAAATGGTTTACCCTGCTCTGCTTTGCTAACGCCTTCATCGTCTTGCACGATGCTCTTAGGCCATAGAGATCTGTGAAGGAGTTACCGGCCACACGTTCAACCACTAACGCCTGAATCTTTTCAGGCAATTCAAGTATCGGGAAATAATCTATTAATGTAACGTTCATATAATTAAACAATGATATTTGACATAACTCAGCCATGTTGATTAATATAACATCGACGCCTTCATAGAGATCGAGACGgtaatactttattatttaactCATAATATAACTCCGCCATTAATATTAACATAACTCAGCTGTTAATATTTTGGGTTTTATCATGGCCCATCGAGATTTAGGATTGATACTTTGGGACGGCTGAGTGTGGGAAATACGGCTCAGAACTAATATCGAGACTTTTATAACATCGAGACGATACTTTACTATTTAAAAACTGATTTAACATTCACGGTAAtccttttttataatattaaaacccTTATAATAATGGGACATTTCGTCTTTCTTGATTTGAAGGCTCAGAACTAATATCGAGGCCATTTATAACATGGAGACGATAATcacgaggagtttaaaaagttaaataaggcAGAAATTAACGATAACTCAGTCGTAATACGAAAACATCAAGATCCATACCTCAGCCGTTATACTAATCAAGAAAACCCAATATAATTGTAGCATGTTTATATAACTCAGTCGTAATGTAaaacattaaaacccaaaacccagccgtaatacaaaacattaaaacccAATTCTTTTCATCGTCTCTCTTGCTCTATCATTCCGATTCATTTCGTCATCCTTGTTCTCCGTAAACTGGTGGAGTGTCGTTCGTTGAATAGATATCTGTTGTTGCGAATTCAATCTGTTGTTCTCAATTCATTCAATCTGTAATCATCGAGTACAGTCTTTGCGAATTcttcatgttttgttttctcattTAAATGCAGAACTCTACACTCTCTACTGTCAGCGTTGaatacatatatgtttttcttaatcCAGTTACCATAAACAATAATTACCGGATCCATAAGATCtcagagaaagatgaagaataagatgaagaagatagatatatagatagataaagaagatgaagaaaaagatgaagaaaaagatgaacagACAGACAAACGTAGTTGTAAAATAGTTCGTTAGCAATGACATGGCAAATCCGAGTTGATGACATGGCGGATGACATGGAAAATCGGTTAATCAGccgaaaaacaaatatataactcagcctcCGTAAATCAGCTCTCATTTACAATGTAAGTCAGCCGAACCATGAAAATAtttcagtaattaatcttttgatCCTTAATCAGCCGTGATTAGGATGAAAAACGATAAATCAGTTGTATCGTCACATAGATCAGCCGTCAAATGAATGATATTCTAGTATTAATCTTTCGCTAATAAGTCAGTCGTAACCGAGCTGAGTTTACTGTTAATCCATCCTATTACGGCCGACTAATCATAAACTCAGCCATAACAACATCACATTAGTCAGCCGTAAATTATATAACTCAGCCAGTCGATATTCATTAACTCAGCCGGAgaaacataactcagccgtcTCTTAGTTACAACTCAGCCAAATTTTCCAGAAAACAAACCGCCGAtgtataagtcagccgtaaccTTTGTCTGTAAGTCAGCCTTTATCTCATAAATCAGCCATATTTTTGTAATTCAGCCGTACCGTTCGGCTGGTTTATGTTCTTAAGTCAGCATTTTCCTCGTAACTCAGCCGCGTTTGTTTATTCAGCCGACATGTAGATATAAATCAGTCGTAACGACGTATGTAGCGAATTACGGCTGGCTTAATGAAAACACGGAACATAATTTCTACCTGGCGCCGGATTTTTGCTTATGTGGCAGCGAAAAATAATAACATTCttgtaaataagtttttttctcATAACGTAAAAAAAAGACACGCttagtatttaaaaaatatcagtaataaaaaaaaaattgtatggtTCTTGTCAATTATcctaaaattttgtatatttaagtAAACTTCCCATTTTTATGTGATCATGGATTATAATTAACAAAGACGTACAACGATTTGAGATAGTccgtagattttttttttgtcgatgtATCTGATCTAAGTGTAAGAATTAattgagaaaaagaagaaaaaatgaaatatagtttTCCTACACTTTACTAATAATGCTTTAGAAAATAGAATTTAcatcatttttaaatttcttttactgcattttaaaaactaaattaatatttttatggttttaagTAAAAAGTAAATCTAAATACACTTGAGACATTCCAACCAATCACTCTCATTAACTTTCATTATCATCAAAATTTATCGAAAGAGATAAACATTATACTTTAATCTATTTAATTTTACcttatatattatacaaaatattgTCTTCAAAACAAAATTGCTATGAAATATTTTGCAGAAATGTTTTTACAATATaagcattttaaaatttttatttgaaattaatgCATATTATAAATTAAGAATCTTACTACACAATATGCTTATTTAAATTGCTTAAAATGCCAGAAAAAATACTTAGGTTACTAgataaagaaatgaaaaaggtagttgttaaaaaaagaaatgaaaatggTCAAAATTCGTTCCAAATTTGAAAGGGGATAAGATAATAATATGGAAAACtgattttgattaataaaacgtttaaaaaccaaaaaaaggaaataaatagttaaatacTAGCGAAACTTGTTATCcaatgagataaaaaaaaacagaatggaAATGGAAAACAAACAACAATACGGAAACTCAAATTACAATAGAGGTGCAACTAAATTACCAATACCAAATCTGTCAGACTGTGAGAAGCAATTGTTTGAGAAAATCTTTTTGTAGCTTTTTAAGCATGGATTCCACAAGAAGAGAGATGATTCACGGTGATGAACATGCGTCAGAAATAAACCATCGCAATGGGTGAGTTTCAGGTTCTACTCTCTTCTACACTCTAAAAAATCTGGTTTTTGTCGGAGTTTCGTTGTATGGATTGATCAAGGAAATTTTTTCAATAACTCTTAGAAGATATATCATTCACATCAAAACTGCACAAATCATGTATAAGTAAGAGTGGTTCTACACTTCACTTAAAGAAATGTGGGAATAAACGATTGTTTACACTGATAACGAAATGACTAAGataattcacatatattttagTTGACGTTAGTACATTGTAGCTTCTAAGCAATGTATACTATTTGAacttttaaactatttaaaataccAAAGACAAATACCatgacttttaatttttaaactatttaaaatgaaaagattattttaatagttattaattattcaaaattataaaattataaacataatatatgattttcatACGATGTTTATATCCGCCAAATCGTGGACAACCACGtagtataattataatttacttgttgtaatttaattttcattttacaaaagcaaaaaaaatcaatagctTCCTAACCATTACATATTCACATGTATGTATCgactatttttttcttacaataataattttatttgttcaATAATCTTATATTTACGAGATTGGATTAATCTAGTCCACATAGACATTAAAATTCAGCAAATCAAAATACATCATCAGCTATCACAACAAATAAATATCTCCAAAGCAGGCTTTTAGTTTCAACGTGGCCACTTTGTTATTACCATTCATTAGCCCATCATTTGGCCCACCTTTCATCCGAAACCTGTTACGTGTCATGATCTATATAGCCTTTGTCTTCTTCAAACTCATCTGGGAAATTCAATCGTTTCTACAGCTTCCGGTTCTCCTCTTCAACGTATATGTTCCTGTATTTATTGCAAAAATCCTAACAGTTTCGGAAACCAAATTATCATCTCGCAACAC
This Brassica napus cultivar Da-Ae chromosome C6, Da-Ae, whole genome shotgun sequence DNA region includes the following protein-coding sequences:
- the LOC111212264 gene encoding uncharacterized protein LOC111212264 gives rise to the protein MRSYPWGRTAYEVLIDSIKTLATDGGSYTISCMKDALLIWAYESVTCFSESFGRVINNEDVPLLRWGGKRTRASFDKLLPAEIKKHGEVRVRRMVLKDSIEEMFPIWPGEDDDPQLVRLITDIHSGRFVKGLWEVQGNAKGKGDEKKRMKGGVSSEAQPPTKKQKKVKTQNESEADAAGKGSSEKEGSTELELENKATLTTIVSTLDIISRKFDQIDSRLEAYELDRNRPLMDQKTIDDRVNALLKEHLKYLGIGKIPKNHDNPSPPLSDNSLSMASPVVRSHQISVNNPALVAATPGKEFGPKKNLAKELEKESGVKRTLDEEFGSVDKATDMLPLDFVVVSPAKATKDDKATKDDKAAKVPAYGRGCRRKRIVKGEEAGEKKKAAQADAAFKRKEKAEAKKKEAEAKKKEAKAKKKVVEAKKKEVELKKKQEAELEKQKQAGSKYKKVTPPRDGVTRCKNEFSSESNVGNSEVVRSAIIKDYREKNVRLTPKGLSMTAVSSSLVFSKVGHDGTTCMRKNVTPSSAIYDPLAPFDPALLEKLMQHIKAIPPKPPTAPCKKGVLIADHESEFYSILIHERPWPENEYGWVFDNHVVAYMNVLIKRSMREPTPFWSKRIASVDVWWQSFLIHDYAQFKMKPTMFMFKGNGYEDMINGRIPDHCRTKLKWYEDVDHLYGCFQTGGNHWVAYHVDLKKEKIDCYDPIFGEVTLESEQRILNSFKPLTHMISAMLSVHIPANIRPISRKKFSFRRRSKRYTPQNTQVDDCRVYSLKFVECLALGVTFDGINDQNIQGLRMKMAADILAEGGNVVTDQMMPK